The DNA window ATCAGGAGGAGTTACTGAGGGTGTAGCCCCGAGAAAACCTTGGAGACGCCGCATGTTAAAGACGACTTGATCATCGCTTCTCCTGACGTTTTCCATCGAATCATCATGTGCGACGTAGGATAATGACGCTTTCTGGAATGGGTTCAAGCCTGAtggcgcgtctgctcgcgcggaaggcacCAGGTAATTGAGCGGCACTACCCCATAAACGACAATAGAGAGAGGTAGAAGGGAGGGTATGCCATATATTGGCTGGTCCATTTCACCGACCCCTGATGGCAGTGTGTGCTTGGTAACCGAGAGCTCTAGAAAAACATTTATGTAGGCGTCCGGCCGTGAGCAAGGAGCCACGCGGGTAAAACGGCCGATCGTGGCACATAATATTATCCGCTATGCAGGTGTTCCAAACGTAAATATTGCAAAGGAAACGTTTTGTCGTGAAAACATGGTACAGTTGAGTGCGGGTTCTCCATGTTCAACAGAGGCCAAATGTGCCTTCGCTATAGGCTCCAGTTCCATGAGCCTGCAAGCTGACCTATCTCGCTCTGCGAGCCACACACTCGAATGACTAACGGTTATTGAGAGGAATTGGAGGGCTCCACACACAAAAAATGCAGCGTTTCTCGGACACAGAAGCTTTCCTGACAGCAGGGGCCAACTTTCTCCCATTCTCCCACGATGGCATTCGTGACGATCAAGAGCCCGTACGGCATCATTTATTCACTTTGCAGCGGTTGTTCGTCCTCCGATGAAGAAGCCTTTGTGTGAAGCCACAGAAACCGGTCCTTCATCATGGCGCTGCGAAGGGCTTGGTATGCTATGTTCAAAGCAGGAAAGGTGCTGGGGGGTCAACACTGTCTCATTGGCCCCGCATCTTGTACCCAATGCGACAGCTGCTCTCAACGCTCGGGACGACTGCATCCTGATTCAGATTGGAAGTGATGCCTCTTCAGGGCCCTTGATTGCTGTCCTTGCTACCCCGGTAAGTGTCAGTCAGGTGCTCTGTACGGAACCCACAATCGTGCACGCTGCTACATAATGCGCCTTCCTTCTGGAGCTGGCACTCTCTGGAACAAAAACAGAATGACCGGAAAAGGCCTCTTTCATTGCGCGAAGCCGAAGCTTTACTTGAGTGTACTGCCGGATGCGTGCTTCCTGTTCTGAGACCAAGACACTGTATACACGTCACCCTAGACTACGCAACCGGGATACCTTTCGCGTGTTCCAACTCGTCTAGCTGCATCAGAGAGGAGTCAGAACACATCACCGGTTTGCGATCAGGCGAGTGGATACCTGTCGACTGAACCAGTCCGCAGCGTCTAGGGCCTGCTTCTGCTTTTCAAGTACTGACTGCTGAAAAATAGCCGTGTCGCTCGCTGCAGACATGGGTTCCAGGGTGGAAGCTGCCCCATTGCTATCGAGGACGTACGCTGCTTCTCATATTCCATTTCTCCCCATAGTGTCCCATGGACTTGAACAGGAGGAGCTTTCCTAAGCTTCCGGCTACGAAGAACATTGACAGTCCCTACAAGTGCACTGAGGCCGATTGTGCCAGAGGTGTCGACGTTCGGCGAATTCTTCAGTAGCCTCACATTGGGGTTGCTTGCTGTGTTGAAGAAGATGGGACTGGTCCGTTCCCTACGGAACCAGCTGGTAACTGATCATCACGATGGCTCAACTTCGATCGAGAGTGATGGGCGAGGCACAAGCCGGCTCGTGCCCAGCACGCCACACCCACGACCAGCAGCGAGACTTTCATCCCTTTTGAGTGCACTGAGTCAAGAAAAAAGGCATCCAGGACGGACATTTAGaagcgcgtcctcgctcggACGCTGGAGCGAAATGTGCAGAGGAATCTGGCATAGTGGCGTACAAGGTGTCCGTACAGTTGCAACGCTTGACGGTACCCGTTGGCGGTGCCAGCAGTGACCTGCCCGACGCAGCGTCATACCGAGTATCTGGGGTTCACGCAAACGAGGTAGACACACACATAGGTTTTCTTGGTTTCACTTCCGTTGTTCCTGGTGATAAAGTACTAAGTGGCCCAAAAGATCAACTACCCATTTCAGGGatgcgcgcagcagccaggCACCCGTCTGGGCGTTTTCAGGGCGTGgcatgcgcgcatgcagtcccACGAGGCGTAATACAAATGGCATGCATAAATTCGCTGTCATGCGCCAGCGTTCTTGCGTTTCACATTGACTGCCGTACACATCAGTAATTCTCCCCCCGAAATGTACGAGACTTCAGAGGCGCGTCTTTCTTGACCTGTTAGTGTCCGTCTATTACGGTGATCCTTCGCTGAAATGATATGCCATACACCATTTTTCTCTTCTTGAGTGCCGTAGGATTAGTCACGTAAACGTGGTAGAAGGGACAATCATAGACTTTTTGTGATAGCGTGTTAATGCCGAGAACTGTCTTTCTGAGTGCTGCACCTCGGGATGCCGTACTTAGCCACTGTTTTTAGTGATCCGCCTGCTTGGGTGTCCGCCGCGCTTGGCTTCTATATACACCAACTAATACCCCGGTAAAATGTACAGCAAAAAAACCCGCCGATGACGCCGTCACGGCAGGACGAATCAAGTGCGGTTCTGGAATTTGGGCAAGAAAACGTGCGTACGCAGGCGTTTATGCGGATCGTCGATCTTGCGTGATATCAGCGCCTGATTTTCGCGAAGGACAGGCCGGCGGAGCGGTTGGTCGAGATGGCTTTTCTTCTGAATGTTGGCTTCTGGGCCCCGGCTCAGATGCTGTCCACCCCTGCCTTGTCTAGAGGGTATTCAGCCGGGGGAAAAGGGCAGATGTCCATTTTTTTTACCAGGAACGATGCACTCCTGAGTCGGCCAATCAGTCTCTTCTGCCGATCAGCCTCGTGCGTGAGAGAGACTGCTCCACGCTATTTGCTCGCAACCCGGCCAGAGCACTCGGGTTTCAGACTACCCAGTTCTGTCCATGGCGCTAGCCAGCTGGCGCATCGGTGGCTTCGCCgtccagcggcgcctcgctttccAGAAGCCTTCTCCGTGCCTGGCGGAGAAGTGGAGGCTCTTCCGTCAACACTGCGCCACATTCTGAATGTAAAAAGCATACGCCACTTGGCATCTGAAGCTTCGTCTGGTGCTCGGTCGCACGCGAGCTGCGACGCTGGGACCGTGTGCAAACGACAGCGTCCCcagagccgcgccgcacgtGCTGCGCTGTCGTACAGTGCCGTGCTCAACCCCCTCTCTTCAGTATCTTGCATTCGCGCCACTTCGCCTATAGCTTCGGCCGTGTTCGCTCGAACCATCAGTACTTGCAGACGACGCTACTTCAAGATGCGGAAGTTCCACAAAAAGAAGTACAAGAAGAAGCTGATGCGGCTGAAGAAAATCCCCTTTGTTGAGATGCACAAAGAGAAGAGGACATGGAAAACGTACCGGGAAACCCGCCTGTATCGCAAGGAGCTGCGACGTGGACTTCCTAAGAAAGGCGCTCGAAAGCTTCGTCTCAAGCGGGAAAGATGATGATACTGGGTATGCCTCCGTCCCGCCAGTCTCGTTGCCACCTGCAATTGTGTTGAATGTTTTCCGATTGTCCCGCGTCTGTGCCTGTTTTGCGCTTTATTTAGGGACTGAGATTTCGGTTTCAAGCCTTTTGTTCCTGTCGCATCTGGCTCCTGAGGCTGCGGGCGACCAGCCCGCGAGCGCACCAGAACAAAGTCGCGTCGATATTGCTACTTACAATGCTCTAGAGCCGGCACGTGGGAGAtgcacgcagctgcggaggcggcgaaacTGTGCTCGCCAACCACCGCGAATGACACCTGCGGCTGCATCAACTTTCTTTCACTTTTCTGCCACTCAGTGGCGCCTTCGGCCCCGATAAGAAGCGAATGCTCCTTCTCAATCCCGTGTTCTCACCCACGTGCTAGCGAAATGGTGAGATGTCTGAAGTCATATTTGAAAAACCTTAACCCCTAGCCACACATGCAGATTATACACCTACACGTTCTTCAGAAGCCAGCTCTCAGTGAAATCGTGCACAACCTCCGCACATGCCTGCATATACGTGCCGCGAGCTGCCCTGTCACTTGTGCCTTGCATCCGTGGCGCTGGCAGGGTGTGGTCACCTCTCAGCGTCGCCAGCTTCGCCAGGCTCTAAGCGCGCGCGACTTTGCATCGGGAAGTTCCCCGATGGCGTAGTGTGCTGTCAGACGACATGTGCATGGTGAGGCCTGCGTTGTTTCTCAGCGATATCACCTTTTCCTTGTGCGGCATTCAGTAGACGCCGGGTTGCCGTAGAGATAGGGCCATTCCTGCTGAAGAGTCGGGTGCTTGCTATGGAactcttcgtctcttctccgtAGCTGCCATCCAGCTTGTTAAGTCAGCGTTCCTAAGCGAAACACTTGGTACCAGAGGCCTGGATCAGACACTAGTGTGTGCGACCCCGAGAGAGGCTAACAATCTTCTCTCGCACGTTCTTCGCCCCCACCTACACGGCCTCTACAGTCTGCTCATTGATGCATCTGGCAGAACGTTGCTTCAGTCATTGATTCTGAGACAAGAGTTAGGCGCTGTGCTGGCTGGAGGGCGACACACTGGCGACGTATGAACGACCAGGTCTTTCCTCCGCCGTACAGTTCGGAACGGTATGCTGTGTATTTCTCTTCACCGCGCCACGCAACACATCTCGGATGCAGACAATCTGCTTATAAACCCAGTCCGACAAGGCTTCCCAGAGACTGGACATGCACACAGATGACaaccgtctccgcctgctccAAGCAGGCAATCAAATCTCCAGAACGAATCCACACGGCTCGACATTGGCGTCAGCATTTCGATGAaaagcgccgcagcagttTCTTGCTGTCGAACCGCACTTTAGGCGCTCGTCACTCCTCACGGCAAAACGCTGCGGGCCTGTCAGACAAAGATGTTTGCAAAGTGCATGTGCCCGAATCTGCTGGCGTCTTCCATCGCGTTGGACAGCGTAGTCCGCGGGTCGTCCAGGGCCACATAGAACTCTCTGTTCATTGAGGCAGCGCCGATGAGCCAGCCGGACTGGGCATCCTTCACAGCCATGAGTTTCACGGGCACCGATTTCGGCTGCACTCGcgctttccttctttctcctggtctctctctcgcgtcgtcctctccacTCTGTCGTCCGTCCCCCGCACTCGCCTCTGCCCTGCCTGAGCCGCGTGCCCGCGCCGACGTCGTGTCGTCCTCTGCTGTCGCCCTGGACGACCCAAAGGCATCGTCCGTGAAGCTTTGAGCTTTCCGCGCCACATCACGTGCTTCGGGAGGCACGTCGTCGCTCGACTGAGATAGCCGTTTAGCCGCTggcgtgtctccgcgctcgccttcaaCCCTCTGGCCATCCCTTCGCGCAACGGCGTCGCTCCTGGAGTCCCACGTTCCACCTCTCGGCGACCGAGTGCagacgtcgcgcgcgtcctcttcatCCGAATACGCGCCGACAAACTCCAAGTCAAGCCTGTcgtcctcgcggcctccgtcAGGACACAGCCGCCGATGCAGCTGACCCATTCGGCGAACCTCCTGCTTGGAAAGCGCACACCCCGGAAATGAggggggagaaggcgcgtTCGCTGGACACTTCCTGTTTGAGCTGAGGCAAACACACAAGCGCGACAGAAAAACTGCGACGCTGGCGATGGACGGGCGAAACTACCAACAGCTCAAAACACGGCAGAACGGAAGGACctgcgggggcggggggggaggggggaagggggaggggggggacagACACGAAAGGAGGCTGCACCAGATATTCTCATAGCAATACGCGAGATGCAAAAACAGCTTATACGCATGCATTTACCATAGGCACGGGCTAGCAAAGCTGGGATTCAGCAAAGATGCCTTTCTAGCTCACATGACAGCTCGTGACAAAGCCCGCTGTCGACGGGCGTGCGAGTTCCTCAAGCGGCGCACAAGCTCAGCTACAGCATAATATGCACATCATCTGCCTTTCTGGTGCAGAAATGCAAGAAGAAATGGATAACATGCTCAAGCGGAAACACGAcgaaaggcgccgccgcgtgcaaCCAACATTTCTGAGCGCTTGTCTATACGTCCGTAGAGACACTCCGGCATCACGGCTGTTGCCGGCATACACAGAAAAACCAAGCTGTTCGTTGGGTGTTGAGGCATGTTCACGCTTCCTTGAATCGAACGTCTTACATGCGAACTGCGCGGTTGACGTGGTTGAAATATATGAAGCGATACCCGTCCTCTTGCTTCATAATGCTGTCGAACTCGGCGCTGAAGACTTGCTGCAGCTCAGCGAGGCCGGCctcgagagcgaaggcgcgcacgTGCTGCAGAAACTGCAGAAAGAAAGCAAGTTGAAAAAGATAGCCACGAGGCGTATCCAGTCCCCGCGACGCGATGAATGGTTTATCGAACTGGACAGCCGAGAAAAGGAGTTGGGTTCACACAGGCATCCGCACACCGCAACGCCGGAACGACACTGCGCACGCACTCACCAGTTAAACACAACGGGGACGGCGCGATGAGATGTGCAAGAGCGCGCCAGCAGACCTACCGATGCGTCACTGACGAGGTGGTGATCGTTAACAACGAGCAcaagctgcagctgctgttgGTTGATCACCACGATGCTCCCGGTGCTGTCGTCCGGCAGATGGATCTCGGGCACGAAGACAGAATGTCTGAAGCAGGACACGACGGGAAATCGAGTCCAATAAAACTCGAGGAGACTACGCATaggcagacgcgacagaaCAGCCGAGGGCCGTGGCGCAGCGTGCCCTTACCCGCCACAACAGACACCGGGGGCATCCCCCACGAGAGGCTCGATGCTGACGAAGATGGAGCAGCACGATGACTTAAACAGGTATATCCCCCCGTGTATCGTAAGGATGAAAAGAAAAGCTGTCTTTTACTGTGTCGCTTGGAACATGAACTGCGAGAGTCAAGAAATGCCTACttcctgctgtctctgcactGACACTACGCGAACCCACGCGGGAGGCCGCACAACCGAAACAGTCTGGAATATACACGGACGTACGCTGAACCATTTATCACTATCAGACGCGGATGAGAGCCGAAATACGCGAAAAAGTCTTCCTGAGAGTCCTTACCCTGCAGGCCCAAAAAGGAAGGCGTCGCCCGGAGTGTCGTCCGCCGTTTCTGCACTACCGGCTTCGCGAATTGCGCGACCGAAAGAAGAACAGCGGCCTCCCGGCTGTATATACACCGCCGCAGATGTAGACAGAGCAGACCAAGGCAAGAAAGAATCGAATAGACGGATGGCCGCTTTCTCTCAGTGGTAAAAGCGATGATTCCTGCCACATTGCAACCTTCTCAAAGACAACATGCGTGTGAGTTTGAGATCTCTTCAGTCTCCCCTGTTTCCTGCTCCCTCCTAGCCCCGCAATTGATGAGATACCTCAAGCACTACGGCTTCGCGGACCGCAGCTTCGCGTGCGACTGTTTGTCTTCTCTTTCAAACACCTTCACTTTCCCCCTCCCTCGGCCAGCCGTTTCTATTTGCGTCCGTaccctcgctgccgccgtgtTGACTCTTGCGTATGGTGGCTTTCTCAGCTTGTCGGGATcgacagctgcgcagccttGCACGTGAACCAAGTAGCTGTACAGGACCCTCATGACGTCGTAGCCGTCTCTGAACCCGTCAGGTCGCCTCCACATCTGCTCCCTGTCTTTCCTGgatctctctcgctgcgctgccttctcctctcctctcgacCATGCCGGAAACAATGCACTCAAAACCTGGTCCTCCGCGACGGAAGATTCACTGGAGGATGCGTGCGCACTCTGTCTCCGAGGGGAAAAACCAGAGTTCATCTCCGTTGAAGAGCCGCCgaccgcagcagacgacagGGGAATTGCGCCTATACCGGCAGAGAAATCTCTTGAGTCAGAAGTCAAGCTGCAGGAAAGATTCGCACCGCAGACGGCACACACAGCGGTTCCAGGCAAAGCCGGCGTTGCTGTATACCGCCGCCCCAGCCGCGAGATCAAAATTTCAAAGCGGTGAGACGAACCATGGAGAGCGGGGGGCGAGTGCGGTGAAACAGTAAAGATGCGCGTTATCCTCGGTGAGCCTCTCAAAAGCGTATGACGGAATTTGCCTTCCCGAAACGGAACTGATGCTGTGGACTGCACACAGGTTGCGAAGGATGGGAGTCCAGAAGCCATACTCGCAAGGCATATGAAGAGGTAAATGCGCATATCTGAGCACGCCTACATGCGTGCCACCATACGGGCACTGCGGGAGGGCTAGGCAGCCCTTCGCCACCTACGCATGTTGCACGCCCCGAAAATACAATCAGTCCGTAGCTGTGTCTGCGCAAGCCTTACTTGTAGAAAAGGAGGCAGCCGTTGAGGAGGAACGCAGTATGTAGGATACAGGGGAACTTGTTTTGGAGAATCGAGACGAAGGACGGAAGATGGAGGTATGGCAGACGATCCAGAGGCCCGAAGTGGAAGCCGTCAACCGCTGTGGGGAAGAAACGCGAACAGGACGGGAAGAAGGCAAAATGAAGCGTCCCCGGCCTCCAAAAACCCTACACCCTAAAAAGAAGGCAAAATGAAGCGTCCCCGGCCTCCACATAGCGAAAGCATGTGGGCACTTGCGCGACGCTGCCTTGGCGAGTGAAGGCCTCTCGCCTTGCGCACCCCCTCGGCGCAGCCAAccttcgcagccgcctccgtcctTCTAGTTTCTCCTGTCTTCACTTCCGTGTCACCTGCGTCCGCACACAGTGCATTcactcccccccctcctcccccctcccccccccagAGAGCTGACAAGCTCCACGGCTCTGTCGCCCATGGTCATTTCGTCGGGCACCTCACATTGGAACAGCGTCAGATGCTGCGGATCGATGGTATCGATGAATGCTGGACAAAAGTCCTCGAGGAGGTCAGTCAGGTGTTCTTGGTTCTGCCGCTCAATGAAGAGTGCGAGGCGCCCATGGAGCAGCCGGAAGAAACGGTAGAACTTGTCCAGAATCTGAGGCCGCACGCCAGAGGAAAACAGACTCCGGAAGCTGAGGAGCGGAGAACAGGCGCAGACAACCGCGAACACGTCGGCTACGTGACCACGCCACTGCATCCATTACAGTAGTCAAAGGCTctcaagaagacgaagcagcaaACCGACACACACGCATCCGTGCTACAGATAGAGAAACACACTCAGAGAAACACAATGGAGAATTTAGAAGGAGAGAAAATAACCTCTGCCCCGCTTCGCCCCCCCTTCCCCACCCCCTTCCCGGCGGGCCTGCATGTGCGCGCCGAACTGAGGAGAGCCGCTCGCTGATTCCAGCCGACAAAggctggcgcccgcgcggagcAAGAAACACAATCAAGCACTGCacagaaaaggcgaaaaCTATGCGTGGGGCCTTCGCAccggacgcagaggccgagaAGAGGCCaccgagggcgagggcgacactCCCCGGCCTCTTACTTACGCCCAACAGAATAATATCTTGGTTGTCTTCGTCGAGCCGCGCATGGCCAGCAACCCCGTCCACCGCCTTCGGGTCTCCCTTGCTCTCGCCCGAGAATGCGAAATCTGCGAGCTGGCTGGCGTTGAAAACCTGCGCGAGTGAAGCAGACAAACCCGACGGAGGAACGCATAACATCGAAGAGGAAGCGTAGCGTCTCCAACAGAAACGCGCAGTCGACAGCCACCAGCTGGGTGCAGGGCGACCGAAAGCAGGCCGGCCTTCGCAcggaagagagcgacgagccAAAGAGAAGGGAGGAAGTCCACCTTGCCGGAGACGCCAACATGCAGCGAAGCGCTGAATCCAAGCAGAGGTGCACTGGACGGCTAGAGCTctcaggcgcagacgcgtgtGTAAGCAGCAACTCGAAACAAGACCAGCTCGTAATGACCGGAAGCGTGGCGGATGCCTTCCCGTCCCTGTGCACTTACAAATGTCAGCCAGTAGTCTGGCTCGACTTCCTGGGTGACGATGACGTGATCATCTGTGTAGATGGATCGCAGCGGCCCTGAATCGCCGCTGAATTGACTGAACGCGCAAACCCGCAATCGCATTCGACATGACCCCACGCAGATGCACAGGGGAAGTCGAGAAAACTTCCGTAACACTGCGAGAAGCATCAACGAGACATAGCGCCCTTGGGGCGTCGTACACACGCGAGCTGTCGACCCCTTCGGG is part of the Besnoitia besnoiti strain Bb-Ger1 chromosome XII, whole genome shotgun sequence genome and encodes:
- a CDS encoding hypothetical protein (encoded by transcript BESB_022610), translated to MAFLLNVGFWAPAQMLSTPALSRGYSAGGKGQMSIFFTRNDALLSRPISLFCRSASCVRETAPRYLLATRPEHSGFRLPSSVHGASQLAHRWLRRPAAPRFPEAFSVPGGEVEALPSTLRHILNVKSIRHLASEASSGARSHASCDAGTVCKRQRPQSRAARAALSYSAVLNPLSSVSCIRATSPIASAVFARTISTCRRRYFKMRKFHKKKYKKKLMRLKKIPFVEMHKEKRTWKTYRETRLYRKELRRGLPKKGARKLRLKRER
- a CDS encoding hypothetical protein (encoded by transcript BESB_022620), which translates into the protein MFTALAQARASFPLSPASASAAAAQAGPVGTGSAADMLGFSSPLIGGLQERKECRSPPVPHNGVEAIFLFNPTLKPERKRHSHAHSDSVGMRGAHTSSVSSGRDRRVQREDGELGDDDELEDEFDDLRGEEEDEGAHLREDDAQEEEEQELGAEERAQEAKIVFYFPSTRPAEEKRSHVGLIEGLTIFTRQFSGDSGPLRSIYTDDHVIVTQEVEPDYWLTFVFNASQLADFAFSGESKGDPKAVDGVAGHARLDEDNQDIILLGILDKFYRFFRLLHGRLALFIERQNQEHLTDLLEDFCPAFIDTIDPQHLTLFQSVDGFHFGPLDRLPYLHLPSFVSILQNKFPCILHTAFLLNGCLLFYNLTSDSRDFSAGIGAIPLSSAAVGGSSTEMNSGFSPRRQSAHASSSESSVAEDQVLSALFPAWSRGEEKAAQRERSRKDREQMWRRPDGFRDGYDVMRVLYSYLVHVQGCAAVDPDKLRKPPYARVNTAAARPGGRCSSFGRAIREAGSAETADDTPGDAFLFGPAGHSVFVPEIHLPDDSTGSIVVINQQQLQLVLVVNDHHLVSDASFLQHVRAFALEAGLAELQQVFSAEFDSIMKQEDGYRFIYFNHVNRAVRISNRKCPANAPSPPSFPGCALSKQEVRRMGQLHRRLCPDGGREDDRLDLEFVGAYSDEEDARDVCTRSPRGGTWDSRSDAVARRDGQRVEGERGDTPAAKRLSQSSDDVPPEARDVARKAQSFTDDAFGSSRATAEDDTTSARARGSGRAEASAGDGRQSGEDDARERPGERRKARVQPKSVPVKLMAVKDAQSGWLIGAASMNREFYVALDDPRTTLSNAMEDASRFGHMHFANIFV